A section of the Citrobacter farmeri genome encodes:
- a CDS encoding YggS family pyridoxal phosphate-dependent enzyme: MNDIAHNLAQVRDKISAAASRCGRASEEVTLLAVSKTKPASAIEEAIAAGQQAFGENYVQEGVEKIRHFREKGIAGLQWHFIGPLQSNKSRLVAEHFDWCHTLDRLRIATRLNEQRPTELAPLNVLIQINISDENSKSGIPLEELDALAAEVAELPNLRLRGLMAIPAPESDYVRQFEVARQMAVAFAGLKTRYPDVDTLSLGMSDDMEAAIAAGSTMVRIGTAIFGARDYTKN, encoded by the coding sequence TGAACGATATCGCGCATAACCTGGCACAGGTCCGGGACAAAATCTCAGCCGCCGCATCGCGTTGCGGGCGCGCTTCAGAGGAAGTTACGTTACTTGCAGTGAGCAAAACCAAACCTGCGAGCGCCATCGAAGAAGCCATCGCTGCCGGTCAGCAGGCCTTTGGTGAGAATTATGTACAGGAAGGGGTAGAGAAAATTCGCCACTTTCGCGAAAAAGGAATCGCAGGCCTGCAATGGCACTTTATTGGCCCATTACAGTCCAACAAAAGCCGTCTGGTCGCTGAGCACTTTGACTGGTGCCATACCCTCGATCGCCTGCGCATTGCTACCCGACTGAATGAACAGCGTCCGACTGAGCTGGCGCCGCTGAACGTGCTGATTCAAATCAACATCAGCGATGAGAACAGCAAGTCCGGCATTCCGCTGGAGGAACTGGATGCGCTTGCCGCAGAGGTCGCTGAATTACCAAATCTGCGTCTGCGTGGTTTGATGGCGATCCCCGCCCCTGAGTCAGATTATGTAAGGCAGTTTGAAGTTGCACGCCAAATGGCTGTAGCATTTGCCGGGCTGAAAACGCGCTATCCTGACGTCGATACCCTGTCGCTGGGTATGTCGGATGATATGGAAGCCGCGATTGCGGCAGGTAGCACGATGGTACGTATCGGCACCGCCATTTTTGGTGCACGTGATTACACAAAAAATTAA
- a CDS encoding YggT family protein, producing MNTLTFLLSTVIELYTMVLLLRVWMQWARCDFYNPFSQFVVKVTQPIIGPLRRIIPPMGPIDSASLLVAFILSFIKAIVLFKVVTFLPIVWIAAVLIVLKTIGLLIFWVLLVMAIMSWVSQGRSPIEYVLIQLADPLLRPIRRILPGMGGIDFSPMVLVLLLYVVNMGIGEVLQATGNMLLPGLWMAL from the coding sequence ATGAATACGTTGACCTTCTTGCTCTCAACGGTAATTGAGCTGTACACCATGGTGCTGTTATTGCGCGTGTGGATGCAATGGGCTCGCTGTGACTTTTACAATCCTTTCTCCCAGTTTGTGGTGAAAGTGACGCAACCCATTATTGGGCCGCTGCGCCGTATTATTCCCCCGATGGGACCGATCGACAGCGCGTCGCTGTTGGTCGCGTTTATTCTCAGCTTTATCAAGGCGATAGTGCTGTTTAAAGTGGTGACTTTCCTGCCGATCGTCTGGATCGCCGCCGTGCTGATCGTGCTCAAAACCATTGGCCTGCTGATCTTCTGGGTGCTATTGGTGATGGCCATCATGAGCTGGGTAAGCCAGGGTCGTAGCCCGATTGAGTATGTGCTGATTCAACTGGCCGATCCGCTGCTGCGCCCGATTCGTCGTATTCTCCCGGGTATGGGCGGCATCGATTTCTCGCCAATGGTTCTCGTCCTGCTGTTGTACGTCGTCAACATGGGGATTGGTGAGGTTCTGCAGGCAACCGGTAACATGTTGCTGCCGGGGCTGTGGATGGCGCTATGA
- the yggU gene encoding DUF167 family protein YggU: MSAVTRCDEGLVLRLYIQPKASRDSIVGLHGDELKVAITAPPVDGQANSHLVKFLGKQFRVAKSQVVIEKGELGRHKQVKIIHPQQIPPEVAALTD, encoded by the coding sequence ATGAGTGCGGTGACACGCTGTGATGAGGGACTGGTTTTACGGCTCTATATTCAGCCGAAAGCCAGCCGCGACAGCATTGTCGGTTTACATGGCGACGAACTGAAAGTCGCCATTACCGCCCCGCCGGTGGACGGCCAGGCGAACAGTCATCTGGTGAAGTTTCTCGGTAAGCAGTTCCGCGTGGCAAAGAGCCAGGTCGTTATTGAAAAGGGCGAACTTGGCCGCCATAAACAGGTTAAAATCATTCATCCGCAACAGATCCCGCCAGAAGTCGCGGCGTTAACTGATTAG
- a CDS encoding XTP/dITP diphosphatase — protein sequence MQKVVLATGNAGKVRELASLLSDFGLDVVAQTDLGVDSAEETGLTFIENAILKARHAAQITGLPAIADDSGLAVEALGGAPGIYSARYAGEDATDQQNLEKLLLTLKDVPDDRRQARFHCVLVYLRHADDPTPLVCHGSWPGTITRTAAGNGGFGYDPIFFVPSEGKTAAELTREEKSAISHRGQALKLLLEALRNG from the coding sequence ATGCAAAAAGTTGTCCTCGCAACCGGCAATGCCGGTAAAGTGCGTGAGCTCGCGTCGCTGCTCAGCGATTTCGGGCTTGATGTGGTGGCGCAAACCGATCTTGGCGTTGATTCTGCCGAAGAGACCGGGCTGACCTTTATTGAAAATGCGATCCTGAAAGCACGTCATGCCGCGCAAATCACCGGGTTACCCGCCATTGCCGATGACTCTGGTCTGGCCGTTGAGGCGCTGGGCGGCGCACCAGGCATTTATTCCGCGCGCTATGCTGGCGAAGACGCAACCGACCAACAGAACCTGGAAAAGCTGTTGCTGACCCTGAAAGATGTACCGGACGATCGCCGTCAGGCACGTTTTCACTGCGTGCTGGTCTATCTGCGTCATGCAGACGATCCCACGCCACTGGTATGCCACGGCAGTTGGCCGGGCACTATCACCCGTACGGCAGCAGGCAACGGCGGCTTTGGCTATGACCCAATCTTCTTCGTGCCTTCGGAAGGCAAAACTGCCGCCGAACTGACGCGTGAGGAGAAAAGCGCAATCTCTCACCGTGGGCAGGCGCTGAAGCTGCTGCTGGAAGCCTTACGTAATGGTTAA
- the hemW gene encoding radical SAM family heme chaperone HemW gives MVKLPPLSLYIHIPWCVQKCPYCDFNSHALKGEVPHDDYVRHLLNDLDADVAYAQGREVKTIFIGGGTPSLLSGPAMQTLLDGVRARLNLAVDAEITMEANPGTVEADRFVDYQHAGVNRISIGVQSFSEPKLKRLGRIHGPQEACRAAHLASGLGLRSFNLDLMHGLPDQSLDDALDDLRQAIALNPPHLSWYQLTIEPNTLFGSRPPVLPDDDALWDIFEQGHQLLTAAGYQQYETSAYARPGYQCQHNLNYWRFGDYLGIGCGAHGKVTFPDGRILRTTKTRHPRGYMQGLYLESQRDVEQVDKPFEFFMNRFRLLEAAPRAEFTQYTGLSEAVIRQPLDEAIAQGYLTECATYWQITQHGKLFLNSLLELFLAE, from the coding sequence ATGGTTAAGTTGCCACCGCTAAGTCTCTACATTCACATCCCGTGGTGCGTGCAAAAATGCCCGTACTGCGATTTCAATTCGCATGCGTTAAAAGGTGAAGTCCCGCACGATGATTACGTCCGGCATCTGCTGAACGATCTCGACGCGGACGTTGCGTATGCGCAGGGCCGTGAAGTGAAGACCATTTTTATCGGTGGCGGTACGCCGAGCCTGCTTTCCGGCCCGGCGATGCAAACGCTGCTGGATGGCGTGCGTGCGCGCCTGAATCTGGCAGTGGATGCAGAAATTACGATGGAAGCGAATCCGGGCACGGTCGAAGCCGATCGCTTTGTCGATTATCAGCATGCCGGGGTGAACCGAATCTCCATCGGCGTGCAGAGCTTTAGTGAACCGAAACTGAAGCGTCTGGGACGTATTCACGGTCCACAGGAAGCCTGTCGCGCGGCACATCTCGCCAGCGGGTTAGGCCTGCGCAGCTTCAACCTCGATCTGATGCACGGCCTGCCGGATCAGTCGCTGGACGACGCGCTGGATGACCTGCGCCAGGCGATTGCGCTGAATCCGCCACATCTCTCGTGGTATCAGTTGACGATTGAACCTAACACGCTGTTTGGTTCTCGCCCGCCGGTGTTACCCGATGATGATGCGCTGTGGGACATCTTCGAGCAGGGTCACCAGTTATTAACCGCTGCAGGTTATCAGCAGTATGAAACCTCAGCCTATGCCAGACCGGGCTACCAGTGCCAGCACAACCTGAACTATTGGCGTTTTGGTGATTATCTGGGCATTGGTTGTGGTGCGCACGGTAAAGTCACGTTCCCCGATGGCCGCATTTTGCGCACCACCAAAACGCGCCATCCACGCGGTTATATGCAGGGGCTTTATCTCGAAAGCCAACGTGACGTGGAGCAGGTCGATAAGCCGTTTGAATTCTTTATGAACCGATTCCGTTTGCTGGAAGCCGCGCCGCGCGCTGAGTTTACGCAGTATACGGGGTTGTCTGAAGCGGTGATTCGTCAGCCGCTTGATGAGGCCATCGCCCAGGGATATCTGACGGAGTGCGCAACATACTGGCAGATCACCCAGCACGGCAAGCTGTTCTTAAACTCGCTGCTTGAGCTGTTTCTCGCCGAGTGA